The DNA sequence TCGCGGTACCACCCTTATTAACGGGAAAATATCCCGTTCACTTCATTGGTTGTAAAGGATAACGGACCTTTTCCCGGGTATAGCTGCGTTTCAGTAGCTCATACCGGCTCCAGAGTGAATTCAGCGCATCTTTTAAGCTGTGCTTACAGTCCGGGACACAGCCTCCCTGATAAAAGATAATACCGCCTACTATGTTCTTTCTTCGCCTTTGTATTCATATGCAGATATTATATAAGGTTTCCCCTGGTATTTCAAATTATTTTTCAGACTACCTTAAAAATAGGTTCTGTTAAAGCTCCGTGTTGTTTTCGGAGTGCCTGCGGCTCCTCCGCCTGCCACGGAGAAAGCCTTCAGCTCTCCTTCCCTGTCGTACGGGAGGACCTTCCCGCTTTGTTTCCGCAGGCGTCTCTGCCCTGGCACTGGTTTCTACCTTGGTATCTTCTTGATTCAACGAGCAGGCTTGCTGTATTGGAAATTACAACGAAGCGGAGTTTTCTGTATTTATCAACATCAGGCTTTGCAGGCCAGCTTTTACTTTAATGGCCGCTCAGATGGTATACGAGAATTCCGGCTGCCACTCCGACATTGAGTGATTCTGACTTTCCATGCAGCGGAATGTAAAGATTTTGATCGGTTTTTGCAAGCAGATCCGGGTCAACGCCGCTGCCTTCGTTTCCCATAAGAAGAGCGAACGATTCCTGAGGTTCTATAGCAGAATACGTGCTGCCGTTCAAGCTCGTACCAAACACCGGTATTCCGCTTTCATGGCAGTATTGTAAAGCATCTTCAAGATCCATGCTCTGTATCGGAATATGAAACAGCGCTCCCTGAGTGGCACGGATCACTTTTGGATTAAAGGGATCGGCACAGCCTTCTCCTAAAATAACACCTGTCATCCCCGCTGCTTCAGAAGTCCGGAACAGACTTCCAAGGTTTCCCGGATCCTGGACGCGGTCAAGAAGAAGGTATTTGCCAGAGTCGAAAACGATGTTTTTCAGCTGCGGCTTTACACAGACAGCTATCATTCCCTGAGGGGTTTCTGTTTCCGCAAGATCTGCAAGCACCTGCTCGGTTACCTCGACTACCTCAATCCCGCTCACCGTCCACTCCCTTGGGATCCCTCTGCCTTCAGAACAGATAATCTGCTTGACGGTAAGAGAAGCTTTTAAAGCTTCTTCTATTAAATGTTCTCCTTCGATAAGGAACAATCCTGAGCGGTCCCGCTCCTTTTTTTTCTGGAGCTTTTTCCAGGCTTTAATACGCGGATTTTGACTTGATGAAATAACTTCCATTCGGCATTCTCCTTTTTCGTAACCACGGTCAGTCCCGCCGGAAATTCCCCATAACCTGCATGCTCTGGCTGATACTTACAAAGGCCGACGGGTCAATATCTTTCATAATCTGGCGGATCACTTCCAGTTCGTAGCGTGTAATTACAGTATACAACACTTTTTTCTCTTCGCGGGAATAAGCTCCCTGTCCGTCGATAATTGTTACGCCGCGGACGAGATTATCCAAAAATGCCTGCCGTACTTCTTCCCCTTTGCTCGTTACCACCATCAGGTTCAGCTTCACGTGACGGGTATGAATACGGTCAATGACAATTCCAGTAATATAAATGGAAAGCATCGTATAAAGTGCCAGTTCCCAACCGAAGAAAAAGCCGGAAAAGAGGACAACGATGGAGTTAAGTCCAAAGATCAACCCGCCGAGCGGAACGTCCCATTTTTTAATAAGGAGAATCCCGACAACGTCAAAACCTCCTGTAGAACTGTAAAAACGGATGATCAGTCCGATACCGATACCCGTCAGTATACCGCCCCATACAGAAGAAAGCAGGGCATCCTCCGTTACCATTACGATAGGAATATAAAGCATCGAAACAGAAGTAACGGCTACTGAAATAATACTGTTTATAATAAATTCCTTTCCCAGCTTCATCCATCCGATAATAATAACCGGAATGTTCAGGACGATAATCCATATTCCTGTGTTCAAGGGAGTTAATAAACCGAAAATCATCGCAATACCGGTCACTCCGCCTGTCAGTACTTCATGAGGAAGCAGAAAGACGTTAAAAGCGAAACCGAGCAGTATTGATGAAAGAACGATTATAGTTAATTTCACGAAATAGTTCACAAAGAAACCCCATTTCCTTCACTTAGTTAAACAGCTCTATGCATTATAGGCAAGTAGAAGCGGGTTCGTCAATAGCCCCGGTGTGAAGGTGGTCAGAGATTCCTGAACCATAGAGCGATAAGTTCTATAACATTCAGCAATAAGCTTGATTCTTACTTGAAAGAAGGGAATGCATCTCCTGCTCTACATCCATGTAAGTTACACAAACTCCCTCGGTAAGATAGGTTTATCTATGATTTATGAAAATAATGTAGATAATCGATGAACGGGCGCTTACGTTCCCATGGGGGGCGCAGGGCGGGCCTCTGCTAATTCCGTCCTTCCTTCCGTCGGGCGGAGTGGAGCTCGTTCTTTATCGCCCTCGAGCCGCCCCCGGCCCCTGCAGCTTACGGTAAAAATAAGCGGCTCCCCGCATCAAGCCCGCGAAAAATCAGCTTCAAATAAGTCCGGAGAAAGTGGCTGACTGCAGCGGAGACCGTTTACTTTATTCGATTTTTACAGGATTGACTTCTATAATGAAATTCCTTTGATCAGGATTTATTAAGCGTGTTAATAACATTTCTATTCTCATCGATAAACCGGACATTTATATTATCCATTTGGTGTTCGTTTTCAGAATCAACAAGGACCCAGGCTCGATTGTTTTTATCAAGCTCCAGTATCATTGCTTCCTTATCGTTAACGAGGACTTTTTCTGTCGTGAAAACATAGTCATCCGGTATCCACCCTTTAATAAGATTTGAGGTGCCCGATGGACCATTTGATTTTTCCCCAATGGAGAATGAGTCTGTCTTCCATCCGAAAAATCCTTTCTCAAAATGAGAGTATGCAAAAAGATCCCCCTCCCGGAAAAGTATAACAGCATCATCGTCATTAATGCGGACTGCTTTATCTGTAATATCTTTTCTTTCAATGTTTTCACGAACGAGTATTTCATCAAAAGCTTCTTCTACAGAGGCATAGCTTATATTTTTTGTTTCAATGATTGCGAAAGAAATGTACGACATTATCAATATAAGGAACAAAGTTAGAATAAGTTTATTATTAAGTTGAATTTTTTGCTGCCTCATTGATTCAAACCACCTTCTTTTCTGAAAGCTACCTTAAAAATAGGCTCTTTTAAAGCTCCGTGTTGTTATTGGATTGCCTGCAGCTCTTTTTTCTTCGCCTGCCGCGGAGAAAGCACGCAGCTTCCCTTGCGTCCGGGAGGATCTTCCCGCTTTCTTTTTCCGCAGGCGTCTTGAAAAATCGCCTTGGCACTGGCTTTTACCCTGGTACCTTCTTGATTCGACCAGCGGGCTTTCTGTATTAGAAAATTAAAACGAAGCGGAGTTTTCTGTATTTATCAACAACAGCTTTACCAGAGCCTTGCGAAAAAAAGATTTCGCAAAAGTGGATCTTCAGACCGTTCAATTCTCCGGGAGTCGCCACCTTTCCCTGCGATCAATTTTAAAATGCGAATTTCAGATACCAAAAAACAAATAGCGTTCGAATATTTTCTTAATAAATGCAATTATGAAATTGATGCAAATATACTCTGAAAAACTAAGTGTATTACCTTTTTCTATAATTAGTATTTATTTTCCTTCATCAAGAAGGAGGCTCTTTTTTATATGTATTAATCGGAGTTGCTCGAGTCTGCTTTAAAGTGCTGAGGTACTGCTGTCTTTACTGGAGCCTGTATAAAAATTGGCTCAGGAATTTAGAATCGGAGCTTTCCTCCTCCCCTGGAAAACTGAACTAATAGTCAAGGGCGGCATGACATCATCTGTCATACCGCCCTTAGAAATCGTTATCGCTTATATATGATCCTTATTCCTGTAAAAATCCATGGGCAGGACCTGAAAATGATCAGTCAAACGTAATACGGTTTACTGTGTCACGGTCCATTTTTTTAATGACTTCTACAATAAGCTGAACGGCACTTTCGAAATCATCACGGTGAAGCATAGCCGCATGAGTATGAATGTAACGAGTCGCAATCGTAATGGACAAGGCCGGTACTCCGTTCGCGGTCAGGTGAATAGACCCGGAATCCGTGCCTCCGCCCGGCATCGCATCAAACTGATAAGGAATACTGTGTTCGTCTGCTGTATCCGTCACAAAATCACGCAGGCCTTTGTGAGAGACCATGGAGGCGTCGTACATAACAATCTGCGGACCATCACCCATTTTAGCAAGTGCATCTTTTTCGGTTACTCCCGGCGTATCGCCTGCAATGCCTACATCCACACCAAAACCGATATCCGGCTGAATATGATGGGCTGAAGTCCGTGCTCCGCGCAGTCCGACTTCCTCCTGTACTGTTCCTACGCCATATACCGTGTTGGGATGACTTTCATCTTTAAGACGGCGCAGGACTTCAATGGCAATAGCACAGCCGATCCTATTGTCCCACGCTTTCGCCATCAGATACTTTTCATTTTTCATTACCGTAAAGTCACATACCGGAACGACAGAATCTCCCGGGCGAACTCCGAATTCCGCTGCTTCTTCTTTACTGGAAGCGCCGATGTCAATAAACATCTCTTTTTTGTCGACCGCTTTTTTACGTGCCTCCGGGGCAAGAATATGCGGAGGTTTTGATCCGACAACTCCCGGAACATTTCCGTTTTTCGTCATTACAGTTACACGCTGGGCAAGCATCACCTGCTCCCACCAGCCGCCGACGCACTGAAACTTCAAAAATCCGCGGTCGTCTATATTTGTTACCATAAACCCGATTTCATCGAGGTGTCCGGCGACCATGATTTTTGGACCGTCTTCTGCTGTGCCCTGCTTTTTCGCAATGAGACTGCCAAGATGATCTGTCTGCACGTCGTCTGCAAATGGTGTGATGTAACGTTTCATGACTTCCCGGGGTTCTCTTTCGTTTCCTGGAATACCGTTTGCATCAGTCAATTCTTTGAGCATTTTCAGCATATCTTCCATCTGTATACTCCTCCTGTAAACGTTTTATTATGTACCATTGTCAGTATACCTGTTTTTTATTTTGTTCTCAATTCTTTCGGAAATCGAAATTAATAATTATTATCCTGACGAGAATAATTTTCTTTGTTTTTTTCTTCATAGGCTGCGAGTACATCCTCCCACGTATATCCGAGCAGTCCGGCAAGGTCGACATAGCCTTGAAAAAGGACGCTGTAGCTTTCCAGGGAAGGCTCCATTCTCAGCAGTGCCACGTACCCGTTAATTTCAAGAAAGGCCTCTGTTTTTTCCTGTTCCGGGGCCTCTTCGGTTTCTATTTCAACTGTTCCCGTTTCCGGAACGAATTCCAGAGTGTTTCCGAGTGACAGCAGAAAGTGCAGTCCGTCTACATATTCTTCCAGAATAACAGGTGATGCAGAAGCTTCTTTGCTGCTCCAGAATTTAAAACTGCGTACTTCGTTGGCCAGCTCTCCTGTTTCAACAACAAAAGCTAGCAGCTTATCCTGAAATACTTCTTTTCCCGTGACCCCGCGCTTTTTTTCAATATAACTGTCCAGCTGCTGCTGCTTTTCAAACAATTCCCGCAGATTCATTTATTCTCCCCCATTTTGATTACTTTTTGACAGAATGAAACTTTCCGACTGCTCTATCGTAACATAAAAGAGAGTTTTCTTTACGGAGGGATTCGTATCATTGTACGATGGAACTATCCTAAAAACCGGATGTCCTAAAGAAGGAGAGATTACTATGTTTACGGTATTATTATTCCGCCTGTTCCTTCTCATAGCTGTAAGTATTATTATTTACAGCCTCATAAAATATTTTACCGATCCGCGGCGCCGTCTCGAGAGAGCCCAGCGCAGCGAAGACTTTTATATTCTTGATGATACGGATAACGTCCGCAAAAATATTTTCCTGACTGTCCGCGGAGCGATGTTCGAAGGAGAAAAATTTCTCGGAACGACGGACCAGTCCGTGGAAGTCACGACTATCATTCTCTCTACTGATGATCAGGACAGACTGCGCGGCATGACAAGCCGGGACTTTCATGCGATTGAAAAGGAACTGATTGTCCGCTATCCAAAGGCCGATATAGAATGGCGTCAGCCTATTGCTGATATAAAGAAAAAACTGGAACAGCAGAGAAAATAAAAAAAGAGGTATTTACGGATTAATTCCTGTAAATACCTCTTTTTTTGGTTCTCAGGCCTGTTTTTCTAGGGGTGTCCCTTCTTCCTTTTCACGTCTGCCGATATAAACAAACAGCAGCCCCAGCAGGGCAATAATAATAAGCGCATATCCCCATGAAAGTTCCATAAGTATATGGCCAAAGCCGGTAAACATTATGGAAGGAAGTATAATACCAGCTGTCGAAAAGTACATATAATTTCTGAAGTTCTGGGTCATTTCGATCAGATAAAGAGAGAGAAGATGAAAATGAACAAACGGCATCATGCGCAGGATCATAACCTGAACGAGAGTCATTTCACGATCCTGGAAAACCTTTCTTTTCATCTTCGCCACTCTCTGCTGAAACCCGGGAAAACGGTTTACAATCCAGTAAAACACCGCACTCATAAGTGTGAGGCCGATTATGGAATACACTGTTCCGGCCCAGAATCCAAAGAAATAACCTCCTGCCATGCAGACAAGGACCACCGGAAGAAACAGGAGCGGCCTTAAAAGATGTAGAAGAATAAACAGGATAGGAGCGAGCCAACCTGTATACTCAATAGCATTAAAAACAGCGTTCTGGATAGATTCCATATGTTTCTCCCTTCTGGCTGCCTAAATTAACACGAGTCCTGCAAGCAGCTGCAGTACCGAAAACAAAGGGAGGCAAATCTGGAATTTGCGTACTCTTGTTTTATGGCGGATTGTA is a window from the Alkalicoccus halolimnae genome containing:
- a CDS encoding TrmH family RNA methyltransferase — encoded protein: MEVISSSQNPRIKAWKKLQKKKERDRSGLFLIEGEHLIEEALKASLTVKQIICSEGRGIPREWTVSGIEVVEVTEQVLADLAETETPQGMIAVCVKPQLKNIVFDSGKYLLLDRVQDPGNLGSLFRTSEAAGMTGVILGEGCADPFNPKVIRATQGALFHIPIQSMDLEDALQYCHESGIPVFGTSLNGSTYSAIEPQESFALLMGNEGSGVDPDLLAKTDQNLYIPLHGKSESLNVGVAAGILVYHLSGH
- a CDS encoding YitT family protein, producing MNYFVKLTIIVLSSILLGFAFNVFLLPHEVLTGGVTGIAMIFGLLTPLNTGIWIIVLNIPVIIIGWMKLGKEFIINSIISVAVTSVSMLYIPIVMVTEDALLSSVWGGILTGIGIGLIIRFYSSTGGFDVVGILLIKKWDVPLGGLIFGLNSIVVLFSGFFFGWELALYTMLSIYITGIVIDRIHTRHVKLNLMVVTSKGEEVRQAFLDNLVRGVTIIDGQGAYSREEKKVLYTVITRYELEVIRQIMKDIDPSAFVSISQSMQVMGNFRRD
- a CDS encoding M42 family metallopeptidase; the protein is MEDMLKMLKELTDANGIPGNEREPREVMKRYITPFADDVQTDHLGSLIAKKQGTAEDGPKIMVAGHLDEIGFMVTNIDDRGFLKFQCVGGWWEQVMLAQRVTVMTKNGNVPGVVGSKPPHILAPEARKKAVDKKEMFIDIGASSKEEAAEFGVRPGDSVVPVCDFTVMKNEKYLMAKAWDNRIGCAIAIEVLRRLKDESHPNTVYGVGTVQEEVGLRGARTSAHHIQPDIGFGVDVGIAGDTPGVTEKDALAKMGDGPQIVMYDASMVSHKGLRDFVTDTADEHSIPYQFDAMPGGGTDSGSIHLTANGVPALSITIATRYIHTHAAMLHRDDFESAVQLIVEVIKKMDRDTVNRITFD
- a CDS encoding dUTP diphosphatase; this encodes MNLRELFEKQQQLDSYIEKKRGVTGKEVFQDKLLAFVVETGELANEVRSFKFWSSKEASASPVILEEYVDGLHFLLSLGNTLEFVPETGTVEIETEEAPEQEKTEAFLEINGYVALLRMEPSLESYSVLFQGYVDLAGLLGYTWEDVLAAYEEKNKENYSRQDNNY
- a CDS encoding sigma-w pathway protein ysdB, with the protein product MFTVLLFRLFLLIAVSIIIYSLIKYFTDPRRRLERAQRSEDFYILDDTDNVRKNIFLTVRGAMFEGEKFLGTTDQSVEVTTIILSTDDQDRLRGMTSRDFHAIEKELIVRYPKADIEWRQPIADIKKKLEQQRK
- a CDS encoding TVP38/TMEM64 family protein: MESIQNAVFNAIEYTGWLAPILFILLHLLRPLLFLPVVLVCMAGGYFFGFWAGTVYSIIGLTLMSAVFYWIVNRFPGFQQRVAKMKRKVFQDREMTLVQVMILRMMPFVHFHLLSLYLIEMTQNFRNYMYFSTAGIILPSIMFTGFGHILMELSWGYALIIIALLGLLFVYIGRREKEEGTPLEKQA